The Acetobacter oryzifermentans genomic interval TCATTTCAATTCCGGTTTCGGCCTGAATATTGCGTGCCAAAAATTCATCTGGAATCATGATAACACGTGGAACATTCAGGCTTTCCACCACTTTGCGCGCATTGCCTGAAGTGCAACAAATATCGCTTTCGGCCTTAACCGCGGCTGTGCTGTTCACATAGGTTACAACAGGCACCCCGGGATACGTCTGTTTCAGATAACGCACATTCTCGGCTGTAATGCCTTCTGCCAAAGAACAGCCAGCAGCTACATCCGGAATCAGAACTTTCTTTTCTGCGTTTAATAGTTTGGCAGTTTCTGCCATAAAATGCACACCAGCCATAAGAATAATATCGGCATCTATATTCTGTGCGGCACGTGCAAGAGCAAGGCTATCGCCCCGGATATCAGCCACACAATGAAATATTTCTGGCGTTTGATAGTTATGTGCAAGAATAACGGCGTTATGCTGCTTTTTAAGGCGTATAATGGCCTCAATATCAGCAGCATAACGCTCTTCCCACAAATCTCGCGCCATGATGCCAGCCACAGGCTGATACAGAGTATCCCTGTCTGGAATATTGAACGCCAACATGAATACCCTCCCTTGCGGTACATATGCTCAATTTGAGTATATGTACCGCAAGGGAAAAACAAGCGCTTTTAACCTACTTTTTATAACAATGGCGTTAGCGGCAATTTGGCGCCAGCCAGATAGCAATTTTGCCCTGCTTCTGGCCGAAAGCGGTACAGCTTTGCAGGCCGCCCTTGCTGAGGCGTATCAAAAGCACCTGTTTCTTCCACCAGCTTTTGTTGCAAAACCAAACGCCTGAAATTTTGCTTGTGCATCCAACACCCTGCCAAGGCTTCCATGGCCTGCTGAAGCTGCAACAATGTAAATGTTTCTGGCAACAAATCGAACACAACTGATGTATAACGAATTTTCGCCCGCACGCGTGAAAGGGCTGTCGCCAAAACACGCCGGTAATCTGCCTGCATTTGCAAACCTATCTGGCTTTGTCCTTTAAAATGTTTGGCTTCGCGCACCAAGCCAACTTCCCACAAAAGCTCATAACGATCCAAGGCCAGCTCATCGTTCCATGGGTGAGGAGAAAGGCCAAACAGTCTGGCGCATCTTTGCTGTTTAGCAATGCTTTTTCCAACCCAATTTTTCAGTAATCCAATAATATGCTGCAACAGAGCATGAGCCGCTGGATATCTGCGATCTTCCCACGGAAAATAATCATATATAGAACGTTCTGCTATTGTTTGGTCTGCATTAGAACTGATTAATGCCATGTAGGAAATACGCACCAACCGGCTTTTATCGGCCACCTGTGTATCTGCAAATGTATAAAGCTGTTCTGTATGCCCCAATACCACGCCTGTTTGCTGCTCTACCCAGCGGCATAGTTCCTTTTGTAAGGAATGGCCGCCCATGGTTAACGGGCCTGAAGGCAAAGCCTGACCGTTTTCCAGCGTAAGCACGCAGGGCGTATCTTTTCTGATATTCAAAAGAACGGCTACAAGCTCTGCCCTGCAAAACGCTGTCTGTTTCATGAAGCCTCAGTAATGAACCAAAAATAAAATATCATAGGTGAAATCTGCATACTCATTTTTCATATGGGCGTGAAGATTCTACAGCCCAGAACAGATATTCCTGAGAATGTTTCCAATACAATGTTTTCCAAATGAACATGTCTCATGATATTATACAGCTACATCATTCATGCCTGACATCATCAGGCCTATATTTATGTCCGTTTAAAAAAGACATATAAACTTTTTTGAAAGAAATCAGGATATTTCCACGCCCATGAATACGCCTACAAAACATGATATCGCAAAAAAGAAAATTGTAGATTCTGCACGCGCGCTTATTGCTGAGCGCGGATTTTCGGCTGTCGGGCTTTCGCAAATTCTGGAAGTTGCGGGTATCCCTAAAGGCTCATTTTACCATTATTTTGCATCTAAAGAGGCATTTGGAGAGGAACTTCTGCGCTCTTATATGCATGATTATTTAATAAATATTCATGCACTCTTTTCCACACCAGATAAAAACGGCGCACAGAAGTTATTTTCTTATCTGGATTTCTGGCGCCGCTCCCATATCAAGGGGCAGGTTGGAGATAAATGCCTCATCGTTAAACTTGCTGCAGAAGTATCTGATATATCAGAACGCATGCGCCGTATTATGGAAACCGGCACTGCTTCTGTTATTTCTCATCTCTCTCAGGTCATTAAAACTGGGCTGCAGGACGGATCTCTACAATCCTCCCTGCCCGCCCACAAACTCGCATCATCGCTCTATCAGCTCTGGCTGGGTGCAACCTTGATGACGAAAATTACGCATTCATCCCATCCTTTGGATGAAGCATGGCAAACTTCGCACACTCTTCTTGGTTGCACAGCAGATCAACTTAATCCAAGCGCACAGAAGGGCGAATAACGGTTT includes:
- a CDS encoding TetR/AcrR family transcriptional regulator, which gives rise to MNTPTKHDIAKKKIVDSARALIAERGFSAVGLSQILEVAGIPKGSFYHYFASKEAFGEELLRSYMHDYLINIHALFSTPDKNGAQKLFSYLDFWRRSHIKGQVGDKCLIVKLAAEVSDISERMRRIMETGTASVISHLSQVIKTGLQDGSLQSSLPAHKLASSLYQLWLGATLMTKITHSSHPLDEAWQTSHTLLGCTADQLNPSAQKGE
- a CDS encoding NUDIX hydrolase, which translates into the protein MKQTAFCRAELVAVLLNIRKDTPCVLTLENGQALPSGPLTMGGHSLQKELCRWVEQQTGVVLGHTEQLYTFADTQVADKSRLVRISYMALISSNADQTIAERSIYDYFPWEDRRYPAAHALLQHIIGLLKNWVGKSIAKQQRCARLFGLSPHPWNDELALDRYELLWEVGLVREAKHFKGQSQIGLQMQADYRRVLATALSRVRAKIRYTSVVFDLLPETFTLLQLQQAMEALAGCWMHKQNFRRLVLQQKLVEETGAFDTPQQGRPAKLYRFRPEAGQNCYLAGAKLPLTPLL
- the nadA gene encoding quinolinate synthase NadA translates to MLAFNIPDRDTLYQPVAGIMARDLWEERYAADIEAIIRLKKQHNAVILAHNYQTPEIFHCVADIRGDSLALARAAQNIDADIILMAGVHFMAETAKLLNAEKKVLIPDVAAGCSLAEGITAENVRYLKQTYPGVPVVTYVNSTAAVKAESDICCTSGNARKVVESLNVPRVIMIPDEFLARNIQAETGIEMITWPAHCEVHERFTPQEIRQYRRMHPGVKVVAHPECPPEVVEAADYSGSTAQMIAYIAEESPKKVLLVTECSMSDNLAAQYPNTTFVRPCNLCPHMKRITLPAIRKSLENFEAEVVIPEALQERARLSVERMLLV